In Winkia neuii, a genomic segment contains:
- a CDS encoding DNA polymerase III subunit gamma and tau, whose translation MSTALYRRYRPDTFDQVIGQEHVTKPLMAALRAQKVTHAYLFSGPRGCGKTTSARILARCLNCAQYPTDTPCGQCDSCRELATGGPGSLDVVEIDAASHNGVDDARELRERAAFAPVRDRFKIFILDEAHMVTSAGFNALLKLVEEPPEHVKFIFATTEPEKVISTIRSRTHHYPFRLVPPEIMRGFLADMCAKEGISPEGGVLNLVMRAGGGSVRDTLGVLDQLMAGCDTEVLSYEMAVHLLGYTDSTLLAQTVDAIAGRDGAGAFRIVERIIESGHDPRRFVEDLLQRLRDLLVISVSNGGAIEALQGIPQDELDQMLTQAKVMGAADLSRAADLTNEALTAMSGAISPRLQLELLIAKLLLPAQTVAVAPSAATAVANPDLPDSPAAIRQMLSKRRGGANQSAATSRASQPESSAATRGEAAAPAQSEKPLQQVAQPNLQAPAEEAGEPQQAQTASPEPAGRQDSQSEPEKPQPSQEATMQVHARPESVKSERPRSVEAPPAQKVPDSPAPANQPSASSDGTTSETIRNRWQEVTEFLAQNHARSTWGRLTQAQLGTVTDGQLTIRYQSPGMAQAFNSGTHTQVLSNALYQVLGVKLQVVALSADDPNPTPAQRRQPAQGSKQGSAEKNQNQHVNAVHRQNGGSQPQAAAQVPEEPADDSEDDSWGPIAQPANSVPDPQEDQPGWPQVAEPPVAPQEPGWADADSSPAADADDGWGPIATPPSPPQETPSNVTPLHKINAQHPAGRSEEFGQPTPPVAQFDPDPIPTHQGAREIIEETLARGAQPEAPVQNVDDNVSPDDPEAEDTGVVGLAAVEDILGARIISDTKE comes from the coding sequence GTGAGCACAGCCCTATATCGCCGTTACCGTCCCGACACTTTTGACCAGGTGATCGGGCAAGAACACGTGACTAAGCCGCTTATGGCTGCCCTTCGGGCGCAAAAGGTCACCCACGCATACCTTTTCTCTGGCCCTCGCGGCTGCGGTAAGACTACCTCCGCCCGCATTTTGGCACGATGCTTGAACTGCGCGCAGTATCCTACGGACACCCCGTGTGGCCAGTGTGATTCGTGCCGCGAATTGGCTACGGGTGGTCCGGGCTCGCTTGATGTTGTAGAGATCGATGCTGCCTCGCACAACGGTGTTGATGATGCGCGTGAGCTGCGGGAGCGTGCCGCTTTCGCTCCCGTTCGCGACAGGTTCAAGATCTTCATCCTCGACGAGGCGCACATGGTCACCTCGGCTGGGTTTAATGCGCTGCTGAAGCTGGTGGAAGAGCCGCCCGAACACGTCAAGTTCATTTTTGCTACCACGGAACCCGAGAAGGTTATCTCTACCATCCGATCGCGCACCCACCATTACCCGTTCCGCCTTGTGCCTCCCGAAATCATGCGCGGTTTTCTTGCGGACATGTGCGCTAAAGAAGGAATTTCTCCCGAGGGCGGGGTGCTCAACCTGGTCATGCGCGCTGGCGGTGGATCTGTGCGCGACACGTTGGGGGTACTTGATCAGCTGATGGCTGGCTGTGACACCGAAGTGCTCAGCTATGAAATGGCTGTCCACCTGTTGGGCTACACTGACTCTACGCTGCTGGCGCAGACGGTTGACGCGATTGCCGGCCGCGATGGGGCTGGTGCTTTCCGTATTGTGGAACGCATTATTGAATCCGGCCATGATCCCAGGCGTTTCGTAGAGGATCTGTTGCAGCGCCTTCGTGACCTGTTGGTTATATCCGTATCAAATGGGGGAGCCATCGAAGCCTTGCAGGGCATCCCTCAGGACGAACTCGACCAGATGCTCACCCAGGCGAAGGTGATGGGAGCTGCTGACTTGTCTAGGGCGGCAGATCTGACAAATGAGGCCCTCACCGCTATGTCGGGTGCTATCAGCCCCCGTTTGCAGCTGGAACTGTTGATCGCCAAGCTGCTGCTACCTGCCCAGACGGTGGCGGTAGCGCCTAGCGCGGCTACCGCGGTAGCCAACCCTGACCTACCCGATTCGCCGGCAGCTATTAGACAGATGCTGTCTAAGAGGCGTGGCGGGGCTAATCAGTCGGCCGCGACTAGCCGGGCCTCGCAGCCGGAATCGTCGGCAGCTACTCGCGGGGAGGCAGCAGCGCCCGCCCAGTCAGAAAAGCCGCTACAGCAGGTTGCTCAGCCAAACTTGCAAGCTCCAGCCGAGGAAGCGGGTGAACCGCAGCAGGCGCAGACGGCCAGCCCCGAACCTGCCGGAAGACAAGATTCTCAGAGTGAACCAGAAAAGCCGCAGCCCTCGCAAGAGGCAACCATGCAGGTGCATGCTCGGCCAGAATCTGTGAAATCGGAACGCCCTCGGTCCGTCGAAGCGCCGCCGGCGCAGAAAGTGCCAGACTCTCCGGCGCCTGCCAACCAGCCGTCTGCCTCCTCTGACGGGACCACGTCGGAAACGATCCGTAACAGGTGGCAGGAGGTAACCGAATTTCTGGCGCAAAACCATGCCCGTTCCACTTGGGGGCGCCTTACTCAGGCCCAGTTGGGGACCGTGACGGATGGGCAGTTGACTATCCGCTACCAGAGCCCGGGGATGGCTCAGGCATTCAACTCGGGTACCCACACTCAGGTGCTCTCGAATGCGCTGTATCAGGTATTAGGGGTGAAACTGCAGGTTGTTGCCCTCAGTGCGGATGACCCTAATCCCACCCCGGCGCAGCGGCGCCAACCCGCTCAAGGTTCGAAGCAAGGGTCTGCTGAGAAAAACCAAAATCAGCATGTAAATGCAGTTCACAGGCAGAATGGAGGTTCTCAACCGCAGGCCGCTGCGCAAGTTCCGGAAGAGCCCGCAGATGATTCGGAGGACGATTCGTGGGGGCCCATTGCGCAACCCGCCAACTCGGTCCCTGACCCGCAGGAAGACCAGCCAGGATGGCCCCAGGTAGCTGAACCGCCAGTGGCGCCACAAGAGCCTGGGTGGGCAGATGCTGATTCATCCCCTGCCGCTGACGCGGATGATGGGTGGGGCCCGATTGCTACCCCACCTTCCCCGCCGCAGGAGACGCCCTCGAACGTCACGCCGCTGCACAAAATAAACGCGCAGCATCCGGCTGGGCGAAGCGAAGAATTTGGCCAGCCCACTCCGCCAGTAGCACAGTTTGACCCGGACCCTATCCCCACCCACCAGGGAGCCCGCGAAATTATCGAGGAGACCCTGGCGAGGGGTGCCCAACCCGAAGCCCCGGTTCAGAACGTTGACGACAATGTGAGCCCGGACGATCCTGAAGCTGAAGACACGGGGGTGGTGGGATTGGCCGCGGTGGAGGACATACTGGGCGCCCGCATCATCTCGGACACTAAGGAATAG
- the recR gene encoding recombination mediator RecR produces the protein MYEGTLQDLIDELGRLPGIGPKSAERLAFHILEMDTEDVDLLTSTISKVKSSVRFCTTCGNISEGEECQICTDPRRDASLICVVEEAKDIGVIERTRSYRGLYHVLGGAIDPLNGVGPDQLRIRELLTRLGGDTVQEVILATDPNIEGEATATFLARTLGTLGLKVTRLASGLPVGGDLEYADEITLGRALEGRRQV, from the coding sequence TTGTACGAAGGTACCCTGCAAGACCTAATCGACGAGCTTGGCCGCCTACCAGGCATAGGCCCCAAGTCGGCTGAACGGCTCGCCTTTCACATCCTGGAGATGGATACCGAGGACGTAGATCTGCTCACCTCTACCATTTCCAAGGTCAAATCCTCGGTACGTTTCTGCACCACCTGTGGCAACATTTCCGAAGGTGAAGAATGCCAGATATGTACAGACCCGCGCCGCGATGCCTCGCTAATCTGCGTGGTAGAAGAAGCGAAAGACATCGGCGTCATCGAACGCACCCGCTCCTACCGGGGCCTGTACCACGTCCTCGGAGGGGCTATCGATCCGCTGAATGGGGTGGGGCCTGATCAACTGCGCATCCGCGAACTGCTTACCCGGCTTGGTGGGGATACGGTCCAAGAAGTCATATTGGCAACCGACCCTAATATCGAGGGCGAAGCCACCGCCACGTTCCTGGCGCGAACTTTGGGAACACTAGGCCTAAAGGTTACCCGCCTGGCCTCTGGTCTGCCGGTCGGTGGGGACCTTGAATACGCTGATGAAATAACTTTGGGTAGGGCTTTAGAAGGTCGTCGTCAGGTTTAG
- a CDS encoding HAD-IIA family hydrolase, whose product MDGVLVHENTALNGAAEFIEKLKEDKKPFLVLTNNSIFTPRDLSARLAHSGLDVPEQNIWTSALATASFLTQQSPRSTAFVIGEAGLTTALHEAGYIMTDRNPEYVVLGETRTYSFEVITQACRLIQKGAKFIATNPDVSGPSENGILPANGAVAAMIEAVTGHKPYFVGKPNPVMIRAGLNKLGAHSETTAFVGDRMDTDVQAGIEAGLRTYLVLTGSTDREEIFKYPYRPTKVFESIADMVEML is encoded by the coding sequence ATGGACGGCGTTCTTGTCCACGAAAACACCGCTTTGAACGGTGCAGCTGAATTTATCGAGAAGTTGAAGGAAGACAAGAAGCCTTTCTTGGTGCTCACCAATAACTCGATCTTCACCCCGCGGGATCTGTCTGCCAGGTTGGCGCATTCGGGGTTGGATGTGCCCGAACAGAACATCTGGACGTCGGCCCTGGCTACGGCCTCTTTCCTAACCCAACAATCACCCAGGTCCACCGCTTTTGTTATTGGCGAGGCAGGACTTACCACTGCCCTCCACGAGGCCGGCTACATTATGACCGATCGCAACCCCGAATACGTGGTGTTAGGCGAGACCCGTACTTACTCCTTCGAAGTGATCACCCAAGCCTGCCGCCTAATCCAAAAGGGTGCCAAATTTATTGCCACTAACCCGGACGTGTCTGGTCCTTCCGAGAACGGGATCCTGCCCGCTAACGGCGCTGTTGCCGCAATGATTGAAGCGGTCACCGGTCACAAGCCGTACTTTGTGGGTAAGCCGAACCCGGTGATGATCAGGGCAGGGTTGAACAAGTTGGGCGCACACTCTGAAACGACGGCTTTTGTGGGCGACCGCATGGATACGGACGTGCAAGCGGGTATTGAGGCAGGGTTGCGCACCTACCTGGTGCTGACTGGTTCCACTGACCGCGAGGAGATCTTCAAGTACCCTTACCGGCCCACTAAGGTTTTTGAATCGATCGCCGACATGGTTGAAATGCTTTAA
- a CDS encoding aspartate kinase codes for MALIVQKYGGSSVADVDSIKRVARRVVATTNAGHQVVVVVSAMGDTTDDLLDMAGQVSSEPAQREMDILLTAGERISMSLLAMAITAEGKEASAFTGPQAGIHTDAKYGRASITALIPERIARSVQAGNVAVVAGFQGVNDFDDVTTLGRGGSDTTAVALAQALHADVCEIYTDVDGLFSADPRVVPMAHRLQRADFEETLELAAHGAKILHLRAVEFARRYRVPLHVRSSFSSKEGTWISDGPASAALRGVVPKAALPTSEEYSVEAPIISGIAHDRSQEKITVVGLPDKPGAAAKLFEIVASVGANIDMIVQNVGVSEQGRANVSFTLPEADSRRTLQAISDAKEELGYRELLDNREIGILSLVGAGMRTNPGVSAKLFGALSQAGINIEMISTSEIRISVVTDLDELDDAVRAVHSAFGLDASETEAVVYGGTGR; via the coding sequence GTGGCACTTATCGTCCAGAAGTATGGTGGCTCATCCGTTGCTGACGTCGACTCGATCAAACGAGTGGCCAGGCGGGTTGTGGCCACTACTAACGCGGGCCACCAGGTAGTTGTGGTTGTTTCGGCCATGGGGGATACTACGGACGACCTGCTGGATATGGCAGGTCAGGTATCTTCTGAACCGGCGCAACGCGAGATGGACATCCTTCTTACTGCTGGCGAACGCATCTCCATGTCACTGTTGGCCATGGCAATAACGGCGGAAGGTAAGGAAGCTAGCGCGTTCACTGGCCCGCAGGCAGGCATTCACACGGATGCGAAGTACGGGCGTGCCTCGATCACCGCCCTCATTCCTGAACGCATTGCCCGCTCAGTTCAGGCCGGTAATGTTGCGGTAGTGGCCGGTTTCCAAGGGGTAAACGATTTTGACGACGTGACCACCCTTGGCCGTGGCGGCTCGGACACTACGGCGGTCGCCCTCGCCCAGGCGTTGCACGCGGACGTGTGCGAAATATATACGGATGTAGATGGCCTATTTAGTGCAGACCCGCGAGTGGTGCCCATGGCGCACAGGCTGCAACGGGCCGACTTTGAAGAGACGTTGGAACTGGCGGCGCACGGAGCGAAGATCCTGCACCTGAGGGCGGTCGAATTTGCTCGCCGCTACCGTGTGCCTCTACACGTGCGGTCGTCTTTTTCCAGCAAGGAAGGAACGTGGATTTCCGATGGGCCAGCTTCGGCGGCACTGCGGGGAGTCGTTCCTAAGGCAGCCCTTCCAACCAGTGAGGAGTATTCCGTGGAAGCACCTATTATTAGCGGCATTGCCCATGATCGTTCCCAAGAGAAGATCACGGTGGTAGGGCTTCCAGATAAGCCTGGCGCAGCAGCTAAGCTGTTTGAAATTGTGGCATCTGTGGGTGCCAACATTGACATGATTGTGCAGAACGTGGGCGTTTCTGAACAGGGCAGGGCGAACGTCTCTTTTACTCTTCCCGAGGCCGATTCGCGCCGCACGCTGCAGGCCATCTCGGATGCGAAGGAGGAACTGGGCTACCGCGAGCTTTTGGATAACCGCGAGATCGGCATCCTGTCTTTGGTGGGGGCCGGTATGCGCACCAACCCGGGGGTGTCAGCGAAACTGTTTGGGGCTCTTTCGCAGGCGGGGATCAATATCGAGATGATTTCTACTTCCGAGATCCGCATTTCGGTGGTAACAGATTTGGACGAGCTGGATGATGCGGTGCGGGCCGTACATTCGGCGTTCGGCTTAGACGCCTCCGAAACCGAGGCGGTAGTTTATGGAGGTACGGGACGATGA
- a CDS encoding aspartate-semialdehyde dehydrogenase — protein MSLTLGVVGATGQVGRVMRTILAERDFPADKVRFFASSRSAGKVLDYRGTAVTVEDVATADLTGIDLAIFSAGGAASREFAPKFATAGAVVVDNSSAWRKDPQVPLVVSEVNPHQISNRPKGIIANPNCTTMAAMPVLKPLHDAAGLTRLQVATYQAVSGSGLAGVKTLISQTKKGVEQDLTGLVTDGGAVDLGEGTGPYVHPIAFNVVALAGNLVEDGTEETDEEQKLRNESRKILEIADLPVSGTCIRVPVFTSHTLVVHAQFRDALSVEQAKNLLAKAPGVRLVDVPSPLQAAGQDPSLVGRIRQDYSAPQGHGLVMVITSDNLRKGAALNAIQIAELVAKDL, from the coding sequence ATGAGTTTGACCCTGGGTGTCGTAGGAGCAACTGGCCAGGTAGGGCGCGTGATGCGAACGATTCTGGCAGAACGGGATTTCCCAGCTGACAAGGTGCGTTTCTTTGCCTCTTCGCGGAGTGCGGGCAAAGTGCTGGATTACCGGGGCACCGCGGTAACTGTCGAGGACGTGGCCACAGCCGATCTGACGGGCATAGATTTGGCGATTTTCAGTGCGGGTGGGGCGGCTTCGCGCGAGTTCGCCCCCAAGTTTGCCACCGCCGGTGCCGTGGTGGTGGACAATTCTTCGGCTTGGCGGAAGGACCCGCAGGTTCCCCTGGTGGTGTCGGAGGTGAATCCGCACCAGATTTCGAATCGGCCGAAGGGCATCATTGCGAATCCGAATTGTACGACCATGGCAGCCATGCCTGTGCTGAAGCCGTTGCATGATGCGGCTGGGCTGACCCGGTTGCAGGTAGCCACCTATCAGGCAGTCTCCGGGTCTGGGCTCGCGGGCGTGAAGACTCTGATTAGCCAGACCAAGAAGGGCGTGGAGCAGGACCTGACGGGGCTGGTCACTGACGGTGGGGCAGTGGATCTCGGAGAAGGAACTGGCCCGTACGTGCACCCCATCGCGTTTAACGTGGTGGCGTTGGCAGGCAACCTGGTGGAAGATGGCACTGAGGAAACCGACGAAGAACAGAAGCTGCGCAATGAATCCCGCAAGATTCTTGAAATCGCGGACTTGCCTGTGTCCGGTACCTGTATTCGCGTGCCCGTGTTTACTTCGCACACGCTGGTGGTGCACGCGCAATTCCGTGACGCCCTCAGTGTGGAGCAAGCCAAGAACCTGTTAGCCAAGGCCCCGGGAGTGCGCCTGGTGGATGTGCCGTCGCCTTTGCAGGCGGCCGGGCAGGATCCCTCGCTTGTGGGCCGCATCAGGCAGGATTATTCTGCCCCGCAGGGCCACGGCCTGGTCATGGTGATCACCTCTGACAACCTGCGCAAGGGTGCGGCACTGAACGCGATCCAGATTGCGGAACTGGTAGCTAAGGATCTGTAA
- the purD gene encoding phosphoribosylamine--glycine ligase, giving the protein MKILVIGSGGREHALALALKADPQVTDIYCMPGNPGISQVATLIEGDANDGAQVAQAAQHLGVDLVVVGPEAPLVAGVADAVRQAGIACFGPGAEAARLEGSKAFAKQVMEEAGVPTARALTCHNQDELQGALAEFGAPYVVKEDGLAAGKGVVVTSDLQQAFDHGADIFARGGSLIVEEYLDGPEVSLFCVCDGKTVLPLAPAQDFKRALDGDEGPNTGGMGAYSPLEWAPADLTEQVLQKVAVPTVQRMAERGTPFSGLLYCGLALTSKGVRVVEFNVRFGDPETQVVLARLRSPLGQLLLAAATGKLADFGELEWSEQAGVCVVLASPGYPQKAKTGGALTGLEEAEALEGVHVVHAGTARKGQGLVSAGGRVLAVVALGQDIEAARTKAYQGMQRISLPDGHYRLDIAEAKA; this is encoded by the coding sequence GTGAAGATCCTAGTAATTGGCTCAGGCGGGCGCGAACATGCCCTTGCGCTGGCACTGAAGGCAGATCCGCAAGTAACCGACATTTACTGCATGCCGGGCAATCCAGGCATTTCGCAGGTAGCGACCCTTATCGAGGGCGACGCTAACGATGGGGCGCAGGTGGCGCAGGCCGCGCAGCACCTGGGTGTAGACTTGGTCGTGGTGGGACCGGAAGCCCCGCTGGTGGCTGGGGTAGCTGACGCGGTGCGGCAGGCCGGAATTGCCTGTTTCGGCCCCGGTGCTGAAGCGGCCCGGTTGGAAGGGTCGAAGGCCTTTGCCAAACAGGTCATGGAGGAAGCGGGGGTACCTACCGCTCGCGCATTGACCTGCCATAATCAGGATGAGCTGCAGGGGGCACTAGCCGAGTTCGGCGCCCCGTACGTAGTAAAAGAGGACGGACTGGCAGCTGGCAAGGGCGTGGTAGTCACCTCGGATTTGCAGCAGGCTTTTGACCATGGCGCGGATATTTTTGCGCGCGGCGGTTCTCTGATTGTCGAGGAATACTTGGACGGGCCGGAGGTGTCCCTGTTCTGTGTTTGTGACGGCAAGACTGTTCTTCCGCTAGCGCCAGCGCAGGATTTCAAACGTGCGCTTGATGGGGATGAAGGCCCCAACACGGGCGGTATGGGGGCCTACTCGCCGTTGGAGTGGGCACCGGCCGACCTTACGGAACAGGTGTTGCAGAAGGTTGCTGTACCTACCGTGCAGCGCATGGCTGAACGCGGCACCCCCTTTTCCGGACTGCTTTACTGCGGGCTGGCACTGACTTCGAAGGGCGTGCGCGTTGTCGAATTCAACGTCCGCTTTGGCGACCCTGAAACTCAGGTAGTGCTGGCCAGATTGCGCTCTCCGCTGGGGCAACTGCTGTTGGCAGCAGCTACCGGGAAACTGGCTGATTTTGGGGAACTCGAATGGTCCGAGCAGGCGGGCGTGTGCGTCGTTCTCGCTTCGCCCGGATACCCGCAGAAGGCGAAGACGGGGGGAGCGCTGACGGGCTTGGAAGAGGCCGAAGCACTCGAGGGCGTACACGTTGTTCACGCCGGTACTGCCCGGAAGGGGCAGGGGCTTGTGTCTGCTGGGGGGCGTGTGCTTGCTGTTGTCGCCTTAGGCCAGGATATTGAGGCTGCTCGAACGAAGGCATACCAGGGGATGCAGCGGATTTCTCTTCCGGACGGGCACTACCGGCTCGACATTGCTGAGGCGAAAGCGTGA
- a CDS encoding carbon storage regulator, protein MLVLTRRPGEKIVIGDSVTLTVVEAHRDAVRIGIEAPRDVKIQRAELLDDEVEGGQQTAR, encoded by the coding sequence ATGCTCGTATTAACCAGGCGCCCGGGCGAAAAGATCGTCATTGGCGATTCCGTTACTCTGACTGTGGTAGAGGCGCATCGTGATGCGGTGCGTATTGGCATAGAAGCGCCGCGCGACGTAAAGATTCAGAGGGCGGAGCTATTGGATGACGAGGTAGAGGGCGGGCAGCAGACAGCCCGGTAG
- a CDS encoding phosphoribosylaminoimidazolesuccinocarboxamide synthase, with amino-acid sequence MSQPKIPGWKHLSSGKVRDLYIPESGDQDRLLVVASDRISAYDYILPSVIPDKGKVLTQLSLWWFEQLSDLIDNHLVVDAEVPEQVAGRAMVVKRLNMYPIECVARGYLTGSGLVEYKQSKSVCGVGLPGGLVEASKLPTAIYTPAAKAELGEHDENVSFERTAQMVGEEAATALKEKTIQIYEKAAAIALNKGIIIADTKFEFGADEQGNLVLADEVLTPDSSRFWPVDKWQEGQVTPSFDKQYVRDWLTSAESGWDRASGQEPPTLPEQVVEATRARYVEAYETTTGKTFTA; translated from the coding sequence ATGAGCCAACCAAAAATTCCTGGCTGGAAGCACCTCTCCAGCGGAAAAGTTCGTGACCTATACATCCCCGAATCTGGCGATCAGGATCGACTCCTGGTTGTTGCTTCTGATCGCATTAGCGCATACGACTACATTCTTCCCTCGGTTATTCCCGACAAGGGAAAGGTACTGACCCAGCTTTCCCTGTGGTGGTTTGAGCAGCTGTCGGATCTGATTGACAATCACCTGGTGGTAGACGCCGAGGTGCCTGAACAGGTTGCCGGGCGGGCCATGGTGGTAAAGCGCCTCAACATGTACCCGATCGAATGTGTGGCACGCGGATACCTGACAGGGTCAGGGCTCGTTGAATATAAGCAGTCTAAATCTGTGTGCGGGGTGGGCCTGCCTGGCGGACTCGTCGAGGCCTCCAAGCTACCCACCGCAATTTACACTCCCGCCGCCAAAGCGGAATTGGGCGAGCATGACGAGAACGTTTCTTTCGAGCGCACTGCCCAGATGGTAGGCGAAGAAGCCGCTACCGCTTTGAAAGAAAAGACCATTCAAATCTACGAGAAGGCTGCCGCTATCGCATTGAATAAGGGCATTATTATTGCCGACACCAAGTTTGAATTTGGTGCAGACGAACAGGGCAACCTAGTGCTGGCAGACGAAGTATTGACCCCCGATTCATCGCGCTTCTGGCCGGTAGACAAGTGGCAGGAAGGCCAGGTTACGCCCTCTTTCGACAAGCAGTATGTGCGCGATTGGCTGACCAGTGCCGAATCTGGGTGGGATCGTGCCTCTGGCCAGGAACCCCCAACTCTTCCCGAACAGGTTGTTGAGGCAACCCGCGCTCGCTACGTGGAAGCCTACGAAACCACTACTGGGAAAACCTTTACCGCCTAA
- a CDS encoding phosphoribosylformylglycinamidine synthase subunit PurS has product MGRIVVDIMPKPEILDPQGKAILGALPRIGIDSFTSVRQGKRFELATEGEVTQKDLDAAKEAATELLSNPIIENVVRVEAVEE; this is encoded by the coding sequence ATGGGACGCATCGTCGTCGACATTATGCCCAAACCTGAAATCCTTGATCCGCAAGGTAAAGCAATTTTAGGAGCGTTGCCCCGAATCGGCATCGATTCTTTTACTTCCGTCCGTCAGGGCAAACGTTTTGAACTGGCCACCGAGGGCGAAGTTACTCAGAAGGATCTGGATGCTGCCAAGGAAGCCGCCACTGAGCTGCTTTCTAACCCCATTATCGAGAACGTTGTTCGAGTAGAAGCGGTGGAGGAATAG